A region of Nicotiana tabacum cultivar K326 unplaced genomic scaffold, ASM71507v2 Un00435, whole genome shotgun sequence DNA encodes the following proteins:
- the LOC142179239 gene encoding uncharacterized protein LOC142179239 → MGNLPIPPKKDANDQVIISTDPLDLDYYTHEQAIVITVNAKAKNLLYNAISGEKYDKVPSCETAKEMWDKLEITFEGTNKLKETRINLLVHDYELFQMKDGELVKEIFSRFSKILGDLKSFSRPIKSEEQVRKILRSLPTIWQPKVIALECQDLDKMSYDELRENEEEEEGGERDENIAMLSQVVASMMRKNRYSRRGKSNFRKGRTNNENDKNDGRCYECRKHGHIQADCPVLKKKLNRNLQKKKFFGAWSDEEESDHEEIANMCFMAIKEDSNEDSGELGLMKDKGVDEEEGSGELGLMEDEGTNESPNSMEEHLPLETNKKNVIGVGKVPLSSTCDVHKVYLIDELGYNLLSISKLCDNDYEVHFKKHDWFIEDKSGKVILSGNRNMNAYTISNVDSLGNQICLASVIDDPWVWHRKLEHASMYTIQKLSKHDLVIGLPKLDFSKDHICDECQL, encoded by the exons ATGGGAAATCTCCCAATTCCACCAAAGAAAGATGCAAATGATCAAGTCATTATATCAACTGATCCACTTGACTTAGATTATTACACTCATGAACAAGCTATTGTTATAACTGTGAATGCCAAAGCAAAAAATCTACTGTATAATGCTATCAGTGGAGAAAAGTATGACAAGGTTCCAAGCTGTGAAACTGCCAAGGAAATGTGGGATAAATTGGAGATCACATTTGAAGGAACCAACAAGTTAAAAGAAACAAGGATCAATCTTCTAGTTCATGACTATGAGCTATTTCAAATGAAGGATGGAGAATTAGTGAAAGAAATATTCTCCAGGTTCAGCAAAATCCTTGGAGATCTAAAATCCTTTAGTAGGCCAATAAAGAGCGAAGAACAGGTCAGAAAAATCCTTAGAAGTCTACCCACAATTTGGCAGCCCAAGGTTATTGCTCTAGAATGTCAGGACCTTGATAAAATGTCTTATGATGAACTTAGAG AAaatgaagaggaagaggaaggagGAGAACGGGATGAAAATATAGCCATGCTTTCCCAAGTTGTAGCAAGCATGATGAGAAAGAACAGATATAGCAGAAGAGGAAAATCAAACTTCAGAAAAGGAAGGACaaataatgaaaatgataaaaatgatggAAGATGCTATGAATGTAGAAAACATGGACACATTCAAGCTGATTGTCCTGTATTAAAGAAGAAACTCAACaggaaccttcaaaagaagaagtTTTTTGGAGCTTGGAGTGATGAAGAAGAATCTGACCATGAAGAAATTGCAAATATGTGTTTCATGGCCATTAAAGAAGATAGCAATGAGGACTCAGGAGAGCTTGGGCTCATGAAAGACAAAGGAGTAGATGAGGAAGAAGGCTCAGGTGAACTTGGTCTTATGGAAGACGAGGGAACCAATGAG tcaccaaactcGATGGAGGAACATTTACCTTTGGAGACAAATAAAAAAAACGTAattggagttggaaaagttcctCTAAGCTCAACATGTGATGTGCACAAAGTATACCTTATTGATGAACTCGGTTACAATCTTCTCAGTATTAGTAAACTATGTGACaatgattatgaggttcattTTAAAAAACATGACTGGTTTATAGAAGACAAATCAGGTAAAGTTATTCTTTCAGGTAATAGAAACATGAATGCCTATACTATCAGTAATGTAGATAGTCTTGGTAATCAAATTTGTCTTGCTTCTGTGATTGATGACCCTTGGGTTTGGCATAGAAAGCTTGAACATGCTAGCATGTATACTATTCAAAAACTTTCTAAACATGATCTTGTCATTGGTCTTCCAAAGCTAGATTTTTCAAAAgatcatatttgtgatgaatgtcaactaTGA
- the LOC142179241 gene encoding short-chain dehydrogenase reductase 2a-like: MVTGRPQELGESCVSTWRKPAAASLLLLVVLTGSNLSTTRSIYRAPPRAFAMELDITADGATIKAPVQIAWDAFGGIDALVNNAGVRGSVSSSVDFSEDERNHTFNTNLRGAWLVSKYVCRRMRDAKQGGGSVISTSSAAALNRVVYPGSLAYTSSNMALDMLTKRK; the protein is encoded by the exons ATGGTGACAGGGCGTCCTCAGGAATTGGGCGAGAGTTGTGTCTCGACTTGGCGAAAGCCGGCTGCAGCATCATTGCTGCTGCTCGTCGTGCTGACAGGCTCAAATCTCTCTACGACGAGATCAATTTACAGGGCCCCACCCCGTGCATTCGCCATGGAGCTTGACATCACCGCCGACGGTGCTACCATTAAGGCCCCCGTACAAATAGCTTGGGACGCCTTCGGAGGTATCGATGCCTTGGTTAACAATGCCGGAGTTAGAG GTAGTGTGAGCTCTTCGGTGGATTTTTCGGAGGATGAGCGGAACCATACCTTTAATACAAACCTAAGAGGGGCATGGTTGGTTTCCAAATATGTTTGTAGGCGAATGCGCGATGCTAAACAAGGCGGAGGATCTGTAATTAGTACTTCTTCAGCTGCTGCTTTGAATCGGGTAGTGTATCCGGGGAGTCTTGCTTACACTTCTTCAAATATGGCGCTTGACATGCTCACTAAG AGGAAATGA